DNA sequence from the Methanocellales archaeon genome:
TCATCATCCATCCGTATCCACTTCAATAACCTTCTCCCTCGATTTTTCACCTCTGATTATTTTGACATCACATTTCTTCACATTAAAAAATTCTGCTAAGACTCCGATTAAAGCTTTATTCGCCTTATTGTCAATTGCCGGAGCCTTTATACGTACCTTAAGTTGCCCCAACTCTTCGGAAACATCATTTTTCTTTGCATTAGGAATAACTCTGACATTTATCACTTTCATTTTAAGGACCTAATCGTTTTCATTCATCTTCTTTTCTTTTGACATCCATTGTCTCCCTAAATGCGCTGACGGGACCAGTTTTGAGCCCACAGCCCCTTTTTCTTAAATTAAATATTGCATTATCCGTCTTTACATTTTAGAATCTTTTCTTTATTTTATATTTCTGCACAATTCAGGCATTTGTTTTTGTGTCGTTCTGGCATTCTTGTAAATATTGATACCCTCACGACATTTTCCATAGAACCCACCGACTATATAACATTTAATGTGTATCTGATTGTTCTAAATTTTTAAGTAGTAATTTTGCATTTTCATTTAACATTTTATATTTAACATAACGGAATTTTTTTTTTGGAAGAAAAAATTTTTGGTTTAAGCTCGGAAAATATGATCTTTGTTTTATTATGTTCCACGGAAGGTTATGGGCCTCTTCTTTAAATAGCTACAAACTTCTTGAAAAATCTTGAAATGCATCTATAACTTTCTCTCAGGTAATTTTTAATCCTAATTTTTATTCATGATTTTGTGACCATAGCCATAGCCATCAGAATTCGTCCATATACAGAAGTATGCATGTGTATATATAACATAGGGTGTATACCTGCCTAGCGGTACAATCATTCATAACAGAAAATCATTTATATTGAATGGTGTCTATCTGCATATCGGATTGGAAGTGAAGAAGCTGATAAAAAGAGATGCGATGAAAATTGGGAAAGGGACGATACTGGCAATGCTGTTGGTATGCATTGCAATGGTGATTTTAGTGATGCCCGTTCAGGCATATACGACGGAAGTGCACGTGGTAAAGTATGCCTCGGATGA
Encoded proteins:
- a CDS encoding DUF167 domain-containing protein, which produces MKVINVRVIPNAKKNDVSEELGQLKVRIKAPAIDNKANKALIGVLAEFFNVKKCDVKIIRGEKSREKVIEVDTDG